The segment catcctcttcctcttttttctgcTTCTTAGATACTCCATCCACCTCATCGGATTTGCGCTTTCTGCGAGAGAGCGCAAGTTTagtttcaaacttttttttggaCTTCAGCGAGGACAAACAAGAAGAAAACATTCACAATAATTTCCTACACGAGACTCAAAGGGTCACCGAGTGGTGAGGGACAAACAAGCCCGAATCTGACACCTTTATTCATTAAAGAAACCCAACGAGGCCCTTTCAGGAAATGGACACACGCGAACACAAGTTGGCACATGCCTTTGCAATCCCTGAGGACACCGATGATACCCTTCCACTCTGCCCAGACAAGAAAAATCCAACCCCGCTGAGACCACACACACGCCATTAATGACCACCCCGGATCCCCCGGTCTGATCCATTTACATGTcgagggaaaaacaaacaaaaaacaggacAAACCTCCTTGATCAGACAACAGCTCACATCAACAGGCGCAAAGGGAGATGTATAAAACATTGTCCAAATCCAAATTGGTTCATGCAGCAGTGTATGATTTTCTGTGTTACGATGgctgctgctgacttttaaataCGTTTACTGACAGATCCGTGCTGTTGCTGCCGACCGGTGAGTAGATTTACAGCTGCAGTGCATTCCATCACCACACTGAATCATGCAGCTTCCCTTGAATCCTGCTTCTCTCTTTAGGACAGCAATGGAGAACAGCACTGCATCGCTGAACCATCATACTTTCCAACAATCTAACAACTCCTTCCATCCGACTTCCTCTTTCCTACAACAACGGCTGAACTCTGCAACTTCGCCGTCACCTCCGACTGATGTGGTGGTTTCCCCCAACATGCCGTACATGGCGGCCGAGCTCGTCATCGCCTTTCTCTCCACTGCGGGCAATTTACTGGTTTGCGCCGCTGTGGGTCTCAACCGAAAATTGCGCACCGTCACCAACTATTTCCTGGTGTCACTCGCAGTCGCTGACATCTGTGTCGGAGCGATCGCCATTCCCTGCGCCATCCTGACCGATGTCGGTTTACCGCACCACAACCTCTACTTGTGTCTGCTCATGCTCAGCGTTTTGATCATGTTCACGCAGAGCTCCATCTTCAGCCTGCTGGCGGTGGCTGTGGAGCGCTACGTCGCCATCTTCATGCCTTTCCGTTACCAGGTCCTGATGACGTCTCGAAACGCCTGGCTGGTGATCATCGCCACGTGGCTGCTGGCGTTCCTCATTGGGCTCGTGCCTCTGATGGGCTGGCACAAGACACCGCCTGATGCCAGCAACTGTTTCTTTGTCCCCGTGGTGGACATGACCTACATGGTCTATTTCAACTTCTTTGCTTGCGTTCTCTCGCCCCTGCTCATCATGTTTCTCATCTACGCCCGGATCTTTGTCGCGGTCAAGAAGCAAGTGCGGCGCATCGCATCCGAGCGACAAACCAGGGATGCAGCCAGCGTGCGCAAGGAGATGAAGATGGCCACGTCTCTGTTCCTCGTTGTTTTTCTCTTCACAGTCTGCTGGATCCCGCTTCACATAATTAACTGCTTCCTGCTGCTCTGTCCACGCTGCCCGGTGCCGCTCGAGCTGCTGCTAACCGCCATCATCCTGTCTCACGCAAACTCTGCTGTCAACCCCTTTCTATATGCATACACCATGACAGCTTTCAGGGACACATTTAAGGCAATTTTCTTGTGCTGCAGGACAATGAGAGACAGAGAGGCGACAAACAGGTCCAACAGCGGTGCAGAAACTAACAGCAGACCCGACTAAACCGGTTGTGTTGTGAAGGACTAGGGACTGTGCACATGATCAGGTAGTCTCCTGCTGGCCATCCATGCGTTCTGTGCGTGCAACCCAGCGTGAACTCCACAAACTACAATAAATATTCTGGATCTGTACATCATGTCTGCATTTTAATCAGATGCCCCACGGTGATTTCTACACATTTAACTAACTAGGAGCAATAAAAACAGGTTGTCTGTGAGCAGCTTGAATCTTTTAAATAGTTCTTCTAAAAATACATTTGGAAACCTTCTTTAATGTCTCACCCTTCGGCCTTAACAGCAGGGAGCCTCTTCTTAAGCTCCTCCTTGTCTTCTGCCCGCAGCGCGTTGAATCCCTTTAACTGGGCGGCGCTGTATTCAGGCTTGAAGACCAGTTCCGCCCTGCGGCTCACGAAACACGCCGTGTGGTACCAGCGGTCGATCAGACCCAGCTGGGGCTTCTCGGGGTCCACAGTTTTCTTGGAGACACGAATCTGATCCTGAGGGAGAGGCcagaggataaaaaaaaaaatctgaatcgaTTGTACTTCCGCGCTTGACTGTTCAATCTGAACAACACGAGTGGATGCAAACCTTCTCTATTTTCTGCTCGCAGCCTTTGCATGTGCTGCGGTTTGACTTGGCGTATTCCACCGCAAAGTCATTCAGCGTCTTCTCTGCTTTAGCAGCGCTCTTCTGGTCGCCTTTTCCTGCGAGACAAAAATCCAATGTTCCCTTTCAAGTGAAAGAAGTGAACTCGCTCCTTCAATAACAAAACATGTGGAAAAATACTCACTGTAACAAACACGTTTGCTTCTACTCTGTGCTGAAGGGTGGTGTTGAACCACTCTGCATTTGTTTGATAAGATTATGTTTATCCAGTCGCCATTATGGTCTTTACTTAAGATTTTGAATGAGTTTGCTTAAGTTTGTTTGCATATACAGCTCCAGTAGCCCGATAAGACACGCAGCTAATTAAATAGCTGTTTCcacaaacagaatttacagAGACCAACAAGTCAAACCCACAAAGTGGAGCACTAACCTGCTCCAGCAGCGCCGCCGCTTTCAATGGCCTTTTTGACCTTTTCCTGGTCCTCCCAGCGGAGATCAGAAAACCCGGCGATGTCAGCTGTGGCTTGAGCCGATGCTCGGTGCCAGAAGCAGGAGAAGTGGTGCCAGTGGGGGACCTTCCCATCAAACATGGGTGACTGGAGGACAAAGAACACACAGCACGTGCAGCCCGTTTACAGTGAAGCTGCAGCAAGCGTCAGACCTGAAGtgttaaacaccagaaaaatgCTGCAGTCAAAAGGAACTGAAGGGTTCATGAAAGGAATTGTTTTGCAATATCTTTTAACGTTGAATTGATTCT is part of the Odontesthes bonariensis isolate fOdoBon6 chromosome 24, fOdoBon6.hap1, whole genome shotgun sequence genome and harbors:
- the adorb1a gene encoding adenosine A2c receptor, which encodes MENSTASLNHHTFQQSNNSFHPTSSFLQQRLNSATSPSPPTDVVVSPNMPYMAAELVIAFLSTAGNLLVCAAVGLNRKLRTVTNYFLVSLAVADICVGAIAIPCAILTDVGLPHHNLYLCLLMLSVLIMFTQSSIFSLLAVAVERYVAIFMPFRYQVLMTSRNAWLVIIATWLLAFLIGLVPLMGWHKTPPDASNCFFVPVVDMTYMVYFNFFACVLSPLLIMFLIYARIFVAVKKQVRRIASERQTRDAASVRKEMKMATSLFLVVFLFTVCWIPLHIINCFLLLCPRCPVPLELLLTAIILSHANSAVNPFLYAYTMTAFRDTFKAIFLCCRTMRDREATNRSNSGAETNSRPD